One stretch of Zingiber officinale cultivar Zhangliang chromosome 6B, Zo_v1.1, whole genome shotgun sequence DNA includes these proteins:
- the LOC121988862 gene encoding stress response protein NST1-like, producing MKRKKWRAEEEATLIREYAALLSPAARSSLGALLVARLRTREKKFQPIADRVNAAHNLRDPNAFPFLWSWRDISVKIHNMRHQFLHVKRKIHSLPTNLHDEHALHLWPNFIIYKQVFGDHHDPLHRPSLETAPLDENRFDDDSINEEDDGYDDVEEDDGVQLLDDFSYSDQELMEKDERGIATTVDQGEESEELGLELPSKDPSHFRRKKVEFFSSKMVEIGEIAMRREERRREKELVREEEYLERELQKRAFVHQREMDEEEDRRLQWRKRRLREERREVEDMEWRERILVMQMEHEKQAMQMQADAFQAQMQMIAILVRIICQFLGGGAGGSDGGIGGMQHQVMQPQQQEQQESPETLVGDNGKNGDDSTTHYV from the coding sequence ATGAAGCGGAAGAAGTGGAGGGCGGAGGAAGAGGCGACGCTTATTCGGGAGTATGCGGCCCTTCTATCGCCGGCGGCTCGCTCGTCCCTGGGCGCTCTCCTCGTCGCTCGGCTCCGCACGCGGGAGAAGAAGTTCCAGCCGATCGCCGACCGGGTGAACGCCGCTCACAACCTCCGCGACCCCAACGCCTTCCCCTTCCTCTGGTCCTGGCGCGACATCTCAGTCAAGATCCACAACATGCGCCACCAGTTCCTCCACGTCAAGCGCAAGATCCACTCCCTCCCCACCAACCTTCACGACGAGCACGCCCTCCATCTATGGCCCAACTTCATCATCTACAAGCAGGTCTTTGGCGACCATCACGATCCCCTCCACCGCCCCTCCCTCGAAACCGCTCCTCTCGACGAGAATCGCTTCGACGATGATAGCATAAACGAAGAAGACGATGGATATGATGACGTTGAGGAGGACGATGGGGTCCAGTTGTTGGATGACTTCTCTTACTCCGACCAAGAATTGATGGAGAAAGACGAAAGGGGTATTGCAACAACTGTAGATCAAGGGGAAGAATCAGAGGAATTAGGGTTAGAATTGCCAAGCAAAGATCCTAGCCACTTCCGCAGGAAAAAAGTGGAATTTTTTAGTTCCAAGATGGTAGAGATTGGTGAGATTGCAATGAGGAGGGAGGAAAGGAGACGCGAAAAAGAATTGGTGAGAGAGGAGGAGTATCTGGAGAGGGAACTGCAAAAAAGGGCATTTGTGCACCAGAGGGAGATGGACGAGGAGGAGGACAGGAGGCTGCAATGGAGAAAGAGGAGGCtaagggaggagaggagggaaGTAGAGGATATGGAGTGGAGAGAAAGGATCCTGGTGATGCAGATGGAGCACGAGAAACAGGCTATGCAAATGCAAGCCGATGCTTTTCAAGCTCAGATGCAAATGATTGCCATCTTGGTGAGGATTATTTGCCAATTCCTTGGAGGAGGAGCAGGTGGTTCTGATGGTGGAATTGGGGGAATGCAACATCAAGTGATGCAGCCACAGCAACAAGAGCAACAAGAGTCACCTGAAACATTGGTTGGAGACAATGGAAAGAACGGAGATGACTCTACCACGCACTATGTGTAG
- the LOC121988863 gene encoding 3-ketoacyl-CoA synthase 20-like: MVKETEHYAKLAVDYLFSHGVYILLFLFLSFFLIQAPASVSLNDFLGWLDSTTAVLGGCLLLCLLIIYLLARPRPVYLMEIACYKPKKSTHELISLSDLADVFSPENLEFQRRILERSGLGHETYLPETVLRAPSYNHPVEARKEASAVMFEPVEALLKKTGLRPEDVDILIVNCGLFNPAPSLSAMVVNRFKLRHDVITFSLGGMGCSASPIAIALARDLLQLNRNSYAIVISIENTAMGGRYEGNDRSMLVSNCLFRVGGAAVLLTNKRSERRRSKYQLMHVVRTHTGAEDQSFMAAAQVVDADGKLGISLSKNLMAVAADALRINLTTLGPLILPASEKLIYVAKWLAKRVIMSNKAAGETKPYVPDFTRAVEHVCIHTGGRGVVEEMGRCLRLTEWHLEPSRMTLHRFGNTSSSSVWYVLAYAEAKGRVRKGDRVWQIALGGGFKCNSAVWRALRTVKAAAEDPDLNPWADEISKFPVQVAVSSNADTMGIRLVKFDY; encoded by the exons ATGGTTAAAGAAACAGAGCACTACGCGAAGCTCGCCGTCGACTACCTCTTTTCCCATGGTGTCTacatcctcctcttccttttcctcagcTTCTTCCTTATCCAGGCGCCGGCGTCCGTCTCCTTGAACGATTTCCTAGGCTGGCTCGATTCGACCACCGCCGTGCTCGGCGGCTGCCTGCTCCTCTGCCTCCTCATCATCTACCTCCTGGCGCGGCCGCGGCCAGTGTATCTGATGGAGATCGCGTGCTACAAACCGAAGAAATCGACCCATGAGCTCATATCGTTGTCGGACTTAGCCGACGTGTTCTCTCCGGAGAACCTGGAGTTCCAGCGCAGGATCTTGGAGCGCTCCGGCCTCGGCCACGAGACGTACCTGCCGGAGACGGTGTTGCGCGCGCCGTCGTACAACCATCCGGTGGAGGCGCGGAAGGAGGCGAGCGCAGTGATGTTCGAGCCGGTGGAAGCGCTGCTGAAGAAGACGGGGCTGCGGCCGGAGGACGTCGACATTTTGATCGTGAACTGCGGGCTGTTCAACCCTGCGCCGTCGCTGTCGGCGATGGTGGTGAACCGGTTCAAGCTCCGGCACGACGTGATCACGTTCAGCCTCGGCGGGATGGGGTGCAGCGCTAGTCCGATTGCGATAGCGCTCGCCAGGGATCTCCTCCAGCTCAACCGGAATTCGTATGCCATCGTCATCAGCATCGAGAACACCGCCATGGGCGGCAG GTACGAGGGCAACGACCGGTCGATGCTGGTGTCCAACTGCTTGTTCAGGGTGGGCGGCGCTGCCGTGCTGCTGACCAACAAGCGCAGCGAGCGGCGGAGATCCAAGTACCAGCTTATGCACGTGGTGCGCACGCACACGGGCGCCGAGGACCAGAGCTTCATGGCGGCGGCTCAGGTGGTGGACGCCGACGGCAAGCTGGGCATCTCCCTCTCCAAGAACCTCATGGCGGTGGCCGCCGACGCGCTCCGCATCAACCTCACCACCCTCGGCCCCCTCATCCTGCCCGCCTCCGAGAAGCTCATCTACGTCGCCAAGTGGCTGGCAAAGAGGGTGATCATGAGTAACAAGGCCGCCGGCGAGACGAAGCCGTACGTGCCGGACTTCACGCGGGCGGTGGAGCACGTGTGCATCCACACGGGAGGCCGCGGGGTGGTGGAGGAGATGGGGCGGTGCCTGCGGCTGACGGAGTGGCACCTGGAGCCGTCGCGGATGACGCTGCACCGGTTCGGCAACACGTCGAGCAGCTCGGTGTGGTACGTGCTGGCGTACGCGGAGGCGAAGGGGCGGGTCCGCAAGGGCGACCGCGTGTGGCAGATCGCCCTGGGAGGCGGCTTCAAGTGCAACAGCGCTGTGTGGAGGGCGCTCCGGACGGTGAAGGCGGCGGCGGAGGACCCCGACCTCAACCCGTGGGCGGACGAGATCAGCAAGTTCCCGGTGCAAGTAGCCGTCTCGTCCAACGCCGACACCATGGGAATTCGCCTCGttaaatttgattattaa